One region of Patescibacteria group bacterium genomic DNA includes:
- a CDS encoding CxxC-x17-CxxC domain-containing protein, with protein sequence MRRDSKRRDDRGGRDFGTRSQMHEAICAECGKTCEVPFKPTGDKPVYCSNCFTARQGREPRRDDRGGRDFSRPRFRDRDRQMFSAICDKCGKECQVPFQPTPGKPIFCDDCFDRGGKATDRGGDRGGALKGDQLASINAKLDKIMNALIAAKIIKPAKEEKTVKEVKPEAKKAVGKKKAPAKKSTKKKK encoded by the coding sequence ATGAGAAGAGATTCAAAAAGAAGAGACGATAGAGGCGGTCGTGATTTTGGCACAAGATCACAAATGCATGAAGCAATCTGCGCTGAATGCGGTAAAACATGCGAAGTGCCATTTAAACCAACAGGCGACAAGCCAGTCTATTGCTCTAATTGTTTCACTGCCAGACAAGGCAGAGAGCCAAGAAGAGATGACAGGGGAGGTCGTGATTTTAGCAGACCAAGATTCAGAGACAGAGACAGACAAATGTTTTCAGCTATCTGTGATAAATGCGGGAAAGAATGCCAGGTTCCTTTTCAACCAACGCCTGGAAAACCAATTTTTTGTGATGATTGTTTTGACAGAGGTGGTAAAGCTACTGACAGAGGCGGTGATAGAGGTGGCGCGCTTAAAGGCGATCAGCTAGCTAGTATTAATGCCAAGCTTGATAAAATTATGAATGCCTTGATTGCTGCTAAAATTATCAAACCAGCTAAGGAAGAAAAAACAGTTAAGGAAGTTAAACCAGAAGCAAAAAAGGCTGTGGGTAAAAAGAAAGCTCCTGCTAAGAAATCCACAAAAAAGAAGAAATAA